The following proteins are encoded in a genomic region of Micromonospora olivasterospora:
- a CDS encoding helix-turn-helix transcriptional regulator: MTTRRTPTGNLLTLAEVLDELRVPRSTFFRWKATGRAPRTIKYPNGSLYVRRRDLDAWLTDHEEEAAA; encoded by the coding sequence ATGACCACCCGCCGCACCCCGACCGGCAACCTGCTCACCCTCGCCGAAGTCCTGGACGAACTCCGCGTACCCCGGTCGACCTTCTTCCGCTGGAAGGCCACCGGCCGCGCACCCCGAACCATCAAGTACCCGAACGGCAGCCTGTACGTCCGCCGTCGCGACCTGGACGCCTGGCTTACCGATCACGAGGAAGAGGCAGCCGCTTGA
- a CDS encoding tyrosine-type recombinase/integrase, producing the protein MSSYSVRIHAILANELSGKKKSYTVRWKVADKPFRKTFATRALAESFRSKLVVAQREGTAFDEKNGLPEPMARELTSRNWYDLAIAFVDMKWPRAAATQRKSIADALTTVTPALLATSRGAPAEADIRHALYVWIFNKLQRDRDNGVPPERIAPVVRWLGANTLPLAEVANPATIRKALDLLTTRIDGRPAAANTVARKRAVFYSALKYAVELRYLDAHPMDFIQWRAPKNTDQVDRKVVVNPKQARALLTAVGQRDPHLEGFFACMYFAALRPSEVIHLRADECELPEQGWGWLHLSGSTQQVGEDWSDSGESLEDRELKHRAKKATRDVPACPELVRILRHHLRTHCRDANGRMFNAAGARVAPVSKSTYLRAWRQAREAALTPVQQRSPLAHRPYDLRHAAVSLWLNAGVPATQVAQWAGHSVHVLLKVYASCIDGQDEAARKRIEGALGTEQPEVAESEPETPTRIRHDQ; encoded by the coding sequence TTGAGCAGCTACAGCGTGCGAATCCACGCGATCCTGGCCAACGAACTGTCCGGCAAGAAGAAGTCCTACACGGTTCGATGGAAGGTCGCTGATAAGCCGTTTCGGAAGACGTTCGCCACCCGCGCACTGGCCGAGAGCTTCCGATCAAAGCTGGTCGTGGCGCAGCGCGAGGGAACCGCGTTCGATGAGAAGAACGGGCTACCCGAACCGATGGCCCGAGAGCTGACCAGCCGTAATTGGTACGACCTCGCCATCGCTTTCGTGGACATGAAGTGGCCGCGCGCCGCAGCCACCCAGCGCAAGAGCATCGCTGACGCCCTCACCACGGTTACGCCCGCCCTGCTCGCCACATCGCGCGGAGCGCCGGCCGAAGCGGATATCCGCCACGCGCTCTACGTCTGGATATTCAACAAGTTGCAGCGCGACCGCGACAACGGCGTGCCGCCCGAGCGCATCGCACCGGTTGTCCGGTGGCTCGGCGCGAACACACTGCCACTGGCGGAGGTGGCAAACCCGGCCACCATTAGAAAAGCGCTCGACTTGCTGACGACTCGGATTGACGGACGACCGGCCGCCGCAAATACCGTCGCGAGGAAACGCGCAGTCTTCTACAGCGCGTTGAAGTACGCCGTGGAACTGCGTTATCTCGACGCCCACCCGATGGACTTCATCCAGTGGCGAGCGCCGAAGAACACCGATCAGGTCGACCGAAAGGTGGTAGTCAACCCAAAACAAGCCCGTGCGCTGCTCACGGCGGTCGGCCAACGCGATCCACACTTGGAAGGCTTTTTCGCCTGCATGTACTTCGCCGCCCTCCGGCCGTCTGAGGTGATCCACCTACGCGCCGATGAATGCGAGCTACCCGAGCAGGGATGGGGGTGGCTTCACCTCAGCGGCTCCACACAGCAGGTTGGCGAGGATTGGAGCGACAGCGGCGAATCGCTGGAAGATCGCGAGTTGAAGCACCGGGCGAAGAAGGCGACCCGCGACGTGCCGGCCTGCCCGGAACTGGTTCGCATCCTGCGGCACCACCTACGGACGCACTGCCGGGACGCCAACGGCCGCATGTTCAACGCCGCTGGCGCTCGCGTCGCTCCGGTGTCCAAGAGCACGTATCTACGCGCATGGCGACAAGCGCGGGAGGCTGCGCTGACGCCAGTTCAGCAGCGGTCGCCACTGGCGCACCGGCCATACGACCTGCGGCACGCTGCCGTGTCGCTCTGGCTCAACGCCGGCGTGCCGGCTACCCAGGTCGCCCAGTGGGCCGGGCACAGCGTGCATGTGCTGTTGAAGGTCTACGCGTCGTGCATCGACGGACAGGACGAGGCGGCGCGGAAGCGAATCGAGGGAGCGTTGGGCACCGAGCAGCCGGAAGTGGCCGAGAGCGAGCCGGAGACGCCGACACGTATACGACACGACCAGTGA
- a CDS encoding NAD(P)H-quinone oxidoreductase, giving the protein MRAITIPEPGGPEALVWAEVPDPQPGPGEVVVDVRASAVNRADLLQRQGHYSPPPGASPYPGLECSGVISAIGPDVAGWAVGQEVCALLAGGGYAERVAVPAGQLLPVPDGVGLVDAAALPEVACTVWSNVVRLAGLATGETLLVHGGGSGIGTFAVQLGTALGATVVVTARAAKHERLRELGAAHTIDYGEQDFVEELRRVTDGRGADVILDIMGAAYLARNVAALATGGRLVVIGMQGGRKAELDLGALLAKRASVAATALRSRPLAEKAAIVAGVREQVWPLVSAGAVRPVVDRRLPMAEAAEAHRLVESNAHLGKVLLTVG; this is encoded by the coding sequence ATGCGTGCGATCACGATTCCGGAACCCGGCGGACCCGAGGCGCTCGTCTGGGCGGAGGTGCCCGATCCCCAGCCCGGCCCCGGCGAGGTGGTCGTGGACGTGCGGGCCAGCGCGGTCAACCGCGCCGACCTGCTGCAACGCCAGGGGCACTACTCGCCCCCGCCGGGCGCGTCGCCGTACCCCGGTCTGGAGTGCTCGGGGGTGATCAGCGCGATCGGGCCGGACGTGGCGGGGTGGGCGGTCGGCCAGGAGGTCTGCGCGCTGCTGGCCGGCGGCGGCTACGCCGAGCGGGTGGCCGTGCCCGCCGGGCAACTGCTGCCGGTGCCGGACGGCGTCGGCCTGGTCGACGCGGCGGCGCTGCCCGAGGTGGCCTGCACGGTCTGGTCGAACGTGGTGCGGCTGGCGGGGCTCGCGACGGGCGAGACCCTGCTGGTGCACGGCGGCGGCAGCGGGATCGGCACGTTCGCCGTCCAGCTCGGCACGGCACTCGGCGCGACGGTGGTGGTGACCGCGCGGGCGGCGAAGCACGAGCGACTGCGCGAGCTGGGCGCCGCGCACACGATCGACTACGGGGAGCAGGACTTCGTCGAGGAGCTGCGACGGGTCACCGACGGCCGGGGCGCGGACGTCATCCTCGACATCATGGGCGCGGCGTACCTGGCCCGGAACGTGGCGGCCCTGGCCACCGGCGGCCGGCTCGTGGTGATCGGCATGCAGGGCGGCCGCAAGGCGGAGCTGGATCTCGGCGCGCTGCTCGCCAAGCGGGCCTCGGTGGCGGCCACCGCGCTGCGGTCGCGGCCGCTGGCGGAGAAGGCGGCGATCGTGGCGGGCGTACGCGAGCAGGTCTGGCCGCTGGTGTCGGCGGGCGCGGTGCGGCCGGTGGTCGACCGGCGGCTGCCGATGGCCGAGGCCGCCGAGGCGCACCGGCTGGTCGAGTCCAACGCGCACCTCGGCAAGGTGCTGCTCACGGTCGGCTGA
- the soxR gene encoding redox-sensitive transcriptional activator SoxR, with the protein MQESLTIGQLAARSGVAPSALRYYERLGLIHAERTGGNQRRYARSELRRVAFVRISQQVGISLEEIREALDSLPASRTPTAADWARLSTAWRARLDEKIRLLSKLRDDLDSCIGCGCLSLQRCTLYNPEDKLSGEGPGARLMLPNGDPD; encoded by the coding sequence ATGCAGGAGTCACTCACGATCGGGCAGCTCGCCGCCCGCAGCGGCGTCGCGCCCTCGGCGCTGCGCTACTACGAGCGCCTCGGCCTGATCCACGCCGAGCGCACCGGCGGCAACCAGCGCCGGTACGCCCGCAGCGAGCTGCGCCGGGTGGCGTTCGTGCGGATCTCGCAGCAGGTCGGCATCTCGCTGGAGGAGATCCGCGAGGCGCTCGACTCCCTGCCCGCCTCCCGCACCCCGACCGCGGCCGACTGGGCCAGGCTCTCCACCGCCTGGCGGGCCCGGCTGGACGAGAAGATCCGGCTGCTGTCCAAGCTCCGCGACGATCTCGACTCCTGCATCGGCTGCGGCTGCCTGTCCCTGCAGCGCTGCACCCTGTACAACCCGGAGGACAAGCTGTCGGGCGAGGGGCCCGGCGCCCGCCTGATGTTGCCCAACGGCGACCCTGACTGA
- a CDS encoding transketolase, which yields MIERVRAGREFGANVYSTVDVLWVLYDRVLRITPETADDPDRDRFLLSKGHAVAGYYAVLAAKGFVPVEWLDDQGGPDSRLGDHPDRLLVPGVEIGSGSLGHGLGLGVGTALGLRAQGLLTPRVYVLLGDAELDEGSNHEAIAYAGAVGLANLTAVVIDNGSATHGWPGGGAAARFAVNGWTAATVDGRDHDALHAALTGQDGNRPHAVVAVVRDGERA from the coding sequence CTGATCGAGCGGGTCCGCGCCGGGCGGGAGTTCGGCGCCAACGTGTACTCCACGGTCGACGTGCTCTGGGTGCTCTACGACCGGGTGCTGCGGATCACCCCGGAGACCGCCGACGACCCCGACCGGGACCGGTTCCTGCTCTCCAAGGGGCACGCCGTCGCCGGCTACTACGCCGTGCTGGCCGCCAAGGGCTTCGTACCCGTCGAGTGGCTGGACGACCAGGGCGGCCCGGACAGCCGGCTCGGCGACCATCCGGACCGGCTGCTGGTGCCGGGGGTGGAGATCGGCTCCGGATCGCTGGGCCACGGCCTCGGCCTGGGCGTGGGCACCGCGCTCGGGCTGCGGGCCCAGGGCCTGCTGACCCCCCGGGTGTACGTCCTGCTCGGCGACGCCGAGCTGGACGAGGGCTCCAACCACGAGGCGATCGCGTACGCGGGCGCGGTCGGGCTGGCGAACCTGACCGCCGTGGTGATCGACAACGGCTCGGCCACCCACGGCTGGCCGGGCGGCGGCGCGGCGGCCCGGTTCGCCGTCAACGGATGGACCGCCGCGACGGTGGACGGGCGAGACCACGACGCCCTGCACGCCGCCCTCACCGGGCAGGACGGGAACCGGCCGCACGCGGTCGTCGCGGTCGTACGGGACGGGGAGCGAGCATGA
- a CDS encoding transketolase family protein, giving the protein MREAFVDATTALLAEMPRTALVLADISAASFAPAAERHPDRVLNVGIREQLMVGVAGGLALTGLRPVVHSYAPFLVERAYEQIKLDLDHQGAGAVLVSVGASYDRAAAGRTHLSPADVALIDTLHGWTVHVPGHADEVPALLRAAVDGDGPAYVRLSTQANARPRGGDGALDVVRDAGPGAPLLVAVGPTLDAALAAVAGLPVTVAYTHRPRPFDIAGLRALAGAEVILVEPYLAGTSARVVGDALADRPHRLLALGVGREELRRYGSAEDHTRWHGLDAAGLRRSVGALLASPRG; this is encoded by the coding sequence ATGCGGGAAGCATTCGTCGACGCCACGACGGCGCTGCTGGCCGAGATGCCGCGCACCGCGCTGGTGCTCGCCGACATCTCGGCGGCCTCGTTCGCCCCGGCCGCCGAGCGGCACCCCGACCGGGTGCTGAACGTCGGCATCCGGGAGCAGCTGATGGTGGGGGTGGCGGGCGGGCTCGCCCTGACCGGGCTGCGCCCGGTGGTGCACAGCTACGCGCCGTTCCTCGTCGAGCGGGCGTACGAGCAGATCAAGCTCGACCTCGACCACCAGGGGGCCGGCGCGGTGCTGGTCAGCGTCGGGGCGTCGTACGACCGGGCCGCCGCCGGCCGCACCCACCTCTCGCCGGCCGACGTCGCCCTGATCGACACCCTGCACGGCTGGACGGTGCACGTGCCCGGCCACGCCGACGAGGTGCCCGCCCTGCTCCGGGCGGCGGTCGACGGCGACGGGCCCGCGTACGTGCGGCTGTCGACGCAGGCCAACGCCCGGCCGCGCGGCGGCGACGGCGCGCTGGACGTGGTGCGGGACGCGGGGCCGGGGGCGCCGCTGCTGGTCGCGGTGGGACCTACGCTGGACGCGGCGCTCGCGGCGGTCGCGGGACTTCCGGTGACGGTGGCGTACACGCATCGGCCCCGGCCGTTCGACATCGCCGGGCTGCGGGCGCTCGCGGGCGCCGAGGTGATCCTGGTCGAGCCCTACCTCGCGGGCACGTCCGCGCGGGTGGTGGGCGACGCGCTGGCGGACCGGCCGCATCGGCTGCTCGCGCTGGGGGTGGGGCGGGAGGAGCTGCGGCGGTACGGCTCCGCGGAGGACCACACCCGCTGGCACGGGCTGGACGCGGCGGGCCTGCGGCGCTCGGTCGGCGCCCTCCTGGCCTCGCCGCGCGGCTGA
- a CDS encoding glycosyltransferase family 2 protein: protein MKLSILMPVYNEEERIADALKQALAVDYPCEIELVVVDDGSRDGTAEILGRADDARLRVITHQRNAGKGAAIKTAVDNAEGEYMVILDADLEYDPQDIPKLLDPVLDGRATVVYGNRTFGSHSAYSFWYVMGNKGVTMAANILFNSYIGDLETCFKLMPVALYRSLDIRSRGFGMEAEVTGKLLRRRIRPYEVPISYRARGREEGKKITWKDGVEALWILGRERTRRRPD from the coding sequence GTGAAGCTCTCGATCCTCATGCCGGTCTACAACGAGGAAGAACGCATCGCGGATGCCCTCAAGCAGGCATTGGCGGTCGACTACCCGTGCGAGATCGAGCTGGTCGTGGTCGACGACGGCAGCCGGGACGGGACGGCCGAGATCCTCGGCCGGGCGGACGACGCGCGGCTGCGCGTGATCACCCACCAGCGCAACGCTGGCAAGGGCGCGGCCATCAAGACGGCGGTCGACAACGCCGAGGGCGAGTACATGGTCATCCTCGACGCCGACCTGGAATACGACCCGCAGGACATCCCGAAGCTGCTCGACCCGGTGCTCGACGGCCGCGCCACCGTGGTCTACGGCAATCGCACCTTCGGCAGCCACAGCGCGTACAGCTTCTGGTACGTGATGGGCAACAAGGGCGTCACCATGGCGGCCAACATCCTCTTCAACTCCTACATCGGCGACCTGGAGACCTGCTTCAAACTGATGCCGGTCGCCCTCTACCGCTCCCTCGACATCCGCTCCCGCGGCTTCGGGATGGAGGCGGAGGTGACCGGCAAGCTGCTGCGCCGGCGCATCCGCCCGTACGAGGTGCCGATCAGCTACCGCGCGCGGGGCCGCGAGGAGGGCAAGAAGATCACCTGGAAGGACGGCGTCGAGGCGCTCTGGATCCTCGGCCGGGAGCGCACCCGCCGCCGTCCCGACTGA
- a CDS encoding ricin-type beta-trefoil lectin domain protein has translation MSGPPARRARRSRRRSLAVVLATALVLPMLAGPATPAAAADRPPVQPLPANLEAVRATEATALYGSPELRPIEQRRTSLVTMGDSEISGEGVGNYVPGTHQPGNWCDRSYDQAVFRTGIVSDTQYNLACSGATPWNLVAGGPTQHDELNQGDYLAIKARNTRVRLIWVVVGANGDGTIQFGPVATDCALRRVFFMGTCWPTYTDQWTVRTDGSRQAVEEALTSIRQTMTNAGYLRSDYELVLMSYPSPASPDVEDNPNFPGWYSGGCLLYLADTAFARNKAVPLFESALRAAAANTGTRYLDASRLFHGHEVCTDNTSVRGLYIELGIWDENAARQSFHPNFRGHGMFAQCITQFWNSGQQQATCVDPASTGAGVLYSGLMEFRQLRNLATGTCVDGKGYDSRNGTVQQSYACHGGRNQGFWYDPTRQSLHSELSHDRCLDVSGGSLTANTTVNIHDCHGGANQKFVFAGNQLKPAGAANLCVAFDSPLLGTPRLRLATCSTSSRQQWSFESRSFANPVGYGHDDFIGSRVY, from the coding sequence ATGTCTGGTCCCCCCGCCAGGCGCGCCCGGCGGTCCCGGCGACGGAGCCTGGCCGTCGTCCTCGCCACCGCGCTCGTCCTGCCGATGCTCGCCGGGCCGGCCACCCCCGCCGCCGCGGCCGACCGACCGCCCGTCCAACCGCTCCCCGCCAACCTCGAAGCCGTCCGCGCCACCGAGGCCACCGCCCTGTACGGCAGCCCCGAGCTCCGGCCGATCGAGCAGCGGCGCACGTCGCTGGTCACCATGGGCGACAGCGAGATCTCCGGCGAGGGGGTCGGCAACTACGTCCCCGGCACCCACCAGCCGGGCAACTGGTGCGACCGGTCGTACGACCAGGCCGTGTTCCGTACCGGCATCGTGTCCGACACGCAGTACAACCTGGCGTGCTCCGGGGCCACGCCGTGGAACCTGGTGGCCGGTGGCCCGACCCAGCACGACGAGCTGAACCAGGGCGACTACCTGGCGATCAAAGCCCGCAACACGCGCGTCAGGCTGATCTGGGTGGTCGTCGGCGCCAACGGCGACGGCACGATCCAGTTCGGCCCGGTGGCCACCGACTGCGCACTGCGGCGGGTGTTCTTCATGGGCACCTGCTGGCCGACGTACACCGACCAGTGGACCGTCCGCACCGACGGCAGCCGGCAGGCCGTCGAGGAGGCGCTCACCTCGATCCGGCAGACCATGACCAACGCCGGCTACCTGCGCTCGGACTACGAGCTGGTGCTGATGTCGTACCCGAGCCCCGCCAGCCCGGACGTCGAGGACAACCCGAACTTCCCGGGCTGGTACTCGGGCGGCTGCCTGCTCTACCTGGCCGACACGGCGTTCGCCCGGAACAAGGCGGTGCCGCTGTTCGAGTCGGCGCTGCGCGCCGCCGCCGCCAACACCGGCACCCGCTACCTGGACGCCAGCCGGCTCTTCCACGGCCACGAGGTGTGCACCGACAACACCTCGGTACGGGGCCTCTACATCGAACTCGGCATCTGGGACGAGAACGCGGCCCGCCAGTCGTTCCACCCCAACTTCCGGGGCCACGGCATGTTCGCCCAGTGCATCACCCAGTTCTGGAACTCCGGGCAGCAGCAGGCGACCTGCGTCGACCCGGCCAGCACCGGCGCCGGCGTCCTGTACAGCGGGCTCATGGAGTTCCGGCAACTGCGCAACCTGGCCACCGGCACCTGCGTCGACGGCAAGGGGTACGACTCCCGAAACGGCACCGTCCAGCAGTCGTACGCCTGCCACGGCGGCCGTAACCAGGGCTTCTGGTACGACCCGACGCGCCAGTCGCTGCACTCGGAACTGTCGCACGACCGCTGCCTCGACGTGTCGGGTGGTTCGCTGACCGCCAACACCACGGTCAACATCCACGACTGCCACGGCGGCGCCAACCAGAAGTTCGTGTTCGCCGGCAACCAGCTCAAGCCGGCCGGCGCGGCCAACCTCTGCGTGGCGTTCGACAGCCCGTTGCTGGGCACGCCCCGGCTGCGGCTGGCCACCTGCTCGACCAGCAGCCGGCAGCAGTGGTCGTTCGAGTCGCGCAGCTTCGCCAACCCGGTCGGCTACGGCCACGACGACTTCATCGGCTCGCGCGTCTACTGA
- a CDS encoding sensor histidine kinase, with the protein MVEHPPPADGPGAASPETPVPAQPTVALPVIGARPTASPGRRPGRTLTARAVLVTCAVALVSVLVTALVAVPLAVRGAERRDQDALAAQARLAADVLRVRSVRQRDAAGDRLIRQLRAQNVDVYVVRAGAVDRAGLPRQVVNRVAEGRNVSGRRLVAGKRALVEGRALPGGDGVVLTRPATPGLWGRVLLSLWLPLLAGLAAGLAAGSLLARRLARPIRTAATAAARLSAGDRSVRVPVEPPDEVAELALALNGLAAALATSEGRQREFLLSVSHELRTPLTAIRGYAEALADGVVGADEAPDTGRTMLAEAEHLDRLVRDLLALARLEAADFPLEPVPVDLARLAADAERTWAGRCAAVGVPFRTEIADRPVPAYTDPGRIRQVVDGLLENALRVVPPGAPVVLAARPAGSGPAAGGVLEVRDGGPGFTDDDLAVAFERGALHQRYRGVRKVGSGLGLALAAGLVRRLGGEIAAGHAPEGGAAFTVRLPADPYLTRTSR; encoded by the coding sequence ATGGTTGAGCACCCGCCGCCCGCGGACGGGCCCGGGGCGGCCTCGCCGGAGACGCCCGTCCCGGCTCAGCCGACCGTCGCGCTGCCGGTGATCGGCGCCCGTCCGACCGCGTCGCCGGGCCGCCGTCCCGGCCGTACGCTCACCGCGCGGGCGGTGCTGGTCACCTGCGCCGTGGCGCTCGTCTCGGTGCTGGTCACCGCGCTCGTGGCGGTGCCGCTCGCGGTGCGCGGGGCGGAGCGGCGCGACCAGGACGCCCTCGCCGCGCAGGCCCGGCTCGCCGCCGACGTGCTGCGCGTCCGGTCGGTACGGCAGCGGGACGCCGCCGGCGACCGGCTGATCCGCCAGCTCCGGGCGCAGAACGTCGACGTGTACGTCGTCCGGGCCGGCGCGGTCGACCGCGCAGGACTGCCCCGCCAGGTCGTGAACCGGGTCGCCGAGGGGCGCAACGTCTCCGGTCGACGGCTGGTGGCCGGCAAGCGCGCCCTGGTCGAGGGGCGGGCGCTGCCCGGCGGGGACGGCGTCGTGCTCACCCGCCCGGCCACCCCCGGGCTGTGGGGCAGGGTCCTGCTGAGCCTCTGGCTGCCGCTGCTCGCCGGACTCGCCGCCGGGCTGGCCGCCGGATCGCTGCTGGCCCGCCGGCTGGCCCGCCCGATCCGCACCGCCGCCACCGCCGCCGCCCGGCTCAGCGCCGGCGACCGGTCGGTCCGGGTGCCGGTCGAGCCGCCCGACGAGGTCGCCGAGCTGGCGCTCGCGCTGAACGGGCTGGCCGCCGCGCTGGCCACCAGCGAGGGGCGGCAGCGGGAGTTCCTGCTCTCCGTATCGCACGAGCTGCGCACGCCGCTCACCGCGATCCGCGGGTACGCCGAGGCGCTCGCCGACGGGGTGGTCGGCGCGGACGAGGCCCCGGACACCGGGCGGACCATGCTGGCCGAGGCCGAGCACCTGGACCGGCTGGTCCGCGACCTGCTCGCGCTGGCCCGGCTGGAGGCCGCCGACTTCCCGCTGGAGCCGGTGCCCGTCGACCTGGCCCGGCTGGCGGCGGACGCGGAGCGGACCTGGGCGGGCCGGTGCGCCGCCGTCGGGGTGCCGTTCCGCACGGAGATCGCCGACCGGCCCGTGCCGGCCTACACCGATCCGGGGCGGATCCGGCAGGTGGTCGACGGGCTGCTGGAGAACGCGCTGCGGGTCGTACCGCCGGGGGCGCCGGTGGTGCTCGCGGCCCGGCCGGCCGGTTCCGGTCCGGCCGCCGGCGGCGTGCTGGAGGTGCGCGACGGCGGCCCGGGCTTCACCGACGACGACCTGGCGGTGGCGTTCGAGCGCGGCGCGCTGCACCAGCGTTACCGGGGGGTGCGCAAGGTCGGCAGCGGGCTCGGCCTGGCGCTCGCCGCGGGACTGGTCCGCCGGCTCGGCGGGGAGATCGCCGCCGGGCACGCACCGGAGGGCGGGGCGGCGTTCACCGTCCGGCTGCCGGCGGATCCTTACCTGACCCGAACATCACGCTGA
- a CDS encoding response regulator transcription factor — MTVDAPGRGLILLVEDEPAIADLVRLYLARDGFGVHRERDGDAGLAAARRLRPVACVLDIALPGLAGTEICRRLRAAGDWTPVIFLTARDDEVDRIVGLELGADDYVTKPFSPRELVARVRAVLRRAAGAPETAERSRVVGPVTLDPTRRTVAVAGAPVQLTSTEFDLLAHLMARPGRVFTREELLAGVWGYAAHAGTRTVDVHVAQVRAKLGAAAGVIRTHRGVGYAADG; from the coding sequence GTGACCGTCGACGCACCCGGGCGCGGGCTGATCCTCCTCGTCGAGGACGAGCCGGCCATCGCCGACCTGGTCCGGCTCTACCTGGCCCGGGACGGCTTCGGCGTACACCGCGAGCGCGACGGCGACGCCGGCCTGGCCGCCGCCCGCCGGCTGCGCCCGGTGGCCTGCGTGCTCGACATCGCCCTGCCGGGCCTCGCCGGCACCGAGATCTGCCGGCGGCTGCGCGCGGCCGGCGACTGGACGCCCGTCATCTTCCTCACCGCCCGGGACGACGAGGTGGACCGGATCGTCGGCCTGGAACTCGGCGCCGACGACTACGTGACCAAGCCGTTCAGCCCGCGCGAGTTGGTCGCCCGGGTCCGCGCCGTGCTCCGCCGCGCGGCCGGCGCGCCCGAGACCGCCGAGCGGAGCCGGGTGGTCGGCCCGGTGACCCTCGACCCGACCCGCCGGACGGTGGCCGTGGCCGGTGCCCCGGTCCAGCTCACCTCCACGGAGTTCGACCTGCTCGCCCACCTGATGGCCCGCCCCGGCCGGGTGTTCACGCGCGAGGAACTGCTGGCCGGCGTCTGGGGGTACGCCGCACACGCCGGCACCCGTACCGTGGACGTGCACGTCGCGCAGGTCCGGGCCAAGCTGGGCGCGGCGGCCGGGGTGATCCGCACCCACCGGGGCGTCGGGTACGCCGCCGATGGTTGA
- a CDS encoding thiolase family protein — translation MSDAVIVGAVRTPVGRRKGSLAGVHPVDLSAHVLRALAERTGIDPEQVDDVIWGCVSQVAEQAWNVARNAVLAAGWPESVPGTTLDRQCGSSQQSVHFAAATVLSGQADLVVAGGVESMTRVPMGSSVGDAMPFSDQILDRYRGVEGVAEGAPLPFNQGVGAELIAARWRFSRAQLDEYALASHVKAAAAQDAGAFDPELAPVVLPDGGKFAVDESIRRDTSLEKLGELATPFRPDGVVTAGSASQISDGAAALAVTTSDWASRHGLRPLARVHTAVVAADDPVAMLTAPIPATAKALRRAGLGIEEIGVYEVNEAFAPVPLAWLAETEADPERLNPRGGAIALGHPLGASGARIMTTMLQHMRDNGIRYGLQTMCEGGGMANATILELL, via the coding sequence ATGAGTGACGCGGTCATCGTCGGTGCGGTACGAACCCCGGTCGGGCGGCGCAAGGGCAGCCTCGCCGGCGTGCACCCGGTCGATCTCTCGGCCCACGTCCTGCGCGCCCTCGCCGAGCGCACCGGGATCGACCCCGAGCAGGTCGACGACGTGATCTGGGGCTGCGTGTCCCAGGTCGCCGAGCAGGCCTGGAACGTCGCCCGAAACGCCGTGCTCGCCGCCGGCTGGCCCGAGTCGGTCCCCGGCACCACGCTGGACCGGCAGTGCGGGTCGAGCCAGCAGTCCGTGCACTTCGCCGCAGCCACCGTCCTGTCCGGTCAGGCCGACCTGGTGGTGGCCGGTGGCGTCGAGTCGATGACCCGGGTGCCGATGGGCTCCAGCGTCGGCGACGCGATGCCGTTCAGCGACCAGATCCTCGACCGCTACCGCGGCGTCGAGGGCGTCGCGGAAGGTGCTCCGCTGCCGTTCAACCAGGGCGTCGGCGCCGAGCTGATCGCGGCCCGCTGGCGCTTCTCCCGCGCCCAGCTCGACGAGTACGCCCTGGCCAGCCACGTCAAGGCAGCCGCCGCCCAGGACGCGGGCGCGTTCGACCCGGAGCTGGCCCCGGTGGTCCTGCCCGACGGGGGCAAGTTCGCCGTGGACGAGAGCATCCGCCGGGACACCTCGCTGGAGAAGCTCGGCGAGCTGGCCACCCCGTTCCGTCCGGACGGCGTCGTCACCGCCGGCTCCGCGTCCCAGATCTCCGACGGCGCGGCGGCGCTCGCCGTGACCACGTCCGACTGGGCCAGCCGGCACGGCCTGCGTCCGCTGGCCCGGGTGCACACCGCCGTGGTCGCCGCCGACGACCCGGTCGCCATGCTCACCGCCCCCATCCCGGCAACCGCGAAGGCGCTGCGCCGCGCGGGGCTGGGTATCGAGGAGATCGGGGTGTACGAGGTGAACGAGGCGTTCGCCCCGGTCCCGCTGGCCTGGCTGGCTGAGACGGAGGCGGACCCGGAGCGGCTGAACCCGCGCGGCGGCGCCATCGCGCTCGGCCACCCGCTCGGCGCGTCGGGCGCGCGGATCATGACCACGATGCTCCAGCACATGCGGGACAACGGCATCCGCTACGGCCTCCAGACCATGTGTGAGGGCGGCGGCATGGCCAACGCCACCATCCTCGAGCTGCTCTGA